Proteins from a genomic interval of Corynebacterium freiburgense:
- the serA gene encoding phosphoglycerate dehydrogenase, which translates to MSQNALPVVLIADKLAQSTVDALGDSVEVRWVDGPNRPELLAAVADADALLVRSATTVDAEVLEAAPKLKIVGRAGVGLDNVDIATATARGVMVANAPTSNIHSACEHAISLLLATARQIPAADKTLRDGEWKRSSFSGVEIYGKAVGIVGFGHIGQLFAQRLAAFETNIIAFDPYANPARAAQLGVELVSLEELMSRSDFVTIHLPKTKETAGMFDAELLSKAKKGQIIINAARGGLVDEQALADAIDSGQIRGAGFDVYAAEPCTDSPLFGRPEVVVTPHLGASTVEAQDRAGTDVAESVLKALAGEFVADAVNISGGAVGEEVALWLELVRKLGLVAGHLLDGFPAAIEVEARGELSTEEVSALGLSAMRGLFSAVLDETVTFVNAPRIAEERGVRVKTSTVPQSVSHRSVVEVKVIAGDGATASVVGALTGLERVDKIVRINGRGLDMRAEGRNLFLQYEDAPGALGKVGTKLGAAGINIVAAALSQDSEGTGATLILRVDSEVPAELVEDIAAEIGATAFQLDLD; encoded by the coding sequence GTGAGCCAGAACGCTCTTCCGGTTGTCCTCATTGCAGATAAATTAGCGCAATCCACTGTAGATGCGCTTGGAGATTCCGTGGAGGTGCGTTGGGTTGATGGCCCAAACCGCCCGGAACTTCTCGCGGCCGTCGCAGATGCAGACGCTTTACTTGTCCGATCCGCCACCACCGTCGATGCAGAGGTATTAGAAGCCGCACCGAAACTCAAGATTGTCGGCCGCGCGGGTGTGGGTTTGGATAATGTTGATATTGCCACCGCAACAGCTCGCGGTGTGATGGTGGCAAATGCCCCAACGTCGAATATTCACTCGGCGTGCGAGCATGCGATCTCCTTATTGCTTGCAACGGCACGTCAGATTCCGGCAGCAGATAAAACCTTGCGTGATGGCGAATGGAAGCGTTCTTCTTTTAGTGGTGTCGAGATCTACGGTAAGGCTGTAGGTATTGTCGGCTTCGGTCATATCGGACAGTTGTTTGCGCAGCGCCTGGCGGCTTTTGAGACCAATATTATTGCATTCGATCCTTATGCCAACCCGGCTCGTGCTGCACAACTAGGCGTGGAATTGGTTTCACTGGAAGAGCTTATGTCTCGCTCTGACTTTGTCACTATTCACTTGCCAAAAACCAAAGAAACCGCTGGCATGTTTGATGCTGAATTGCTGTCCAAGGCAAAGAAGGGGCAGATCATTATCAATGCTGCTCGAGGTGGACTTGTTGATGAGCAAGCACTTGCAGATGCCATTGATTCAGGCCAAATTCGTGGCGCCGGTTTTGATGTCTATGCCGCAGAGCCATGCACCGATTCGCCATTATTCGGCCGCCCCGAGGTTGTAGTTACTCCTCACCTCGGTGCTTCGACTGTGGAGGCACAAGATCGTGCAGGTACTGATGTTGCGGAGTCTGTTCTTAAGGCGCTGGCAGGAGAATTTGTTGCAGATGCTGTGAATATTTCTGGCGGTGCGGTCGGTGAAGAAGTCGCCCTGTGGCTCGAATTAGTGCGTAAACTTGGATTGGTAGCTGGGCATCTTCTTGATGGCTTCCCGGCAGCGATTGAAGTGGAAGCTCGCGGTGAGCTTTCTACCGAGGAAGTCAGTGCATTAGGTCTTTCTGCAATGCGCGGTTTGTTCTCCGCAGTTCTTGATGAGACGGTCACGTTTGTAAATGCTCCACGCATTGCGGAGGAACGCGGCGTACGAGTGAAAACTTCAACCGTTCCACAATCAGTCAGTCACCGGTCTGTTGTAGAGGTCAAGGTTATTGCTGGCGACGGCGCGACCGCAAGCGTTGTTGGTGCGCTTACTGGTTTGGAGCGCGTCGATAAGATCGTCCGAATCAATGGACGCGGCCTTGATATGCGTGCTGAGGGCCGTAATTTGTTCCTGCAGTATGAGGATGCTCCTGGTGCCTTGGGCAAGGTTGGTACGAAGCTCGGCGCTGCTGGCATTAATATTGTGGCCGCAGCTTTATCGCAAGATTCCGAAGGTACGGGTGCCACGTTGATTTTGCGTGTCGATTCTGAAGTTCCGGCTGAGCTTGTGGAAGATATTGCCGCCGAAATCGGAGCTACAGCATTCCAACTCGACTTGGATTAA
- the cadR gene encoding Cd(II)/Pb(II)-responsive transcriptional regulator encodes MRIGQLAQLVGVETQTIRFYEQQGLLPPPDRQDNGYRVYTEKHGEGLAFIRRCRILGLSLAEIHELQSYQDDPHQPCTAVNTLLDDHISHVRSQITALQALEKQLVSLRASCNDDREVEACGVLAGISEGNMHQQ; translated from the coding sequence ATGCGCATTGGTCAGTTGGCGCAGTTGGTAGGGGTCGAAACACAGACGATCCGCTTCTATGAACAGCAGGGCTTGTTGCCGCCGCCTGATCGGCAGGACAACGGTTACCGTGTCTATACCGAGAAGCATGGTGAGGGGCTGGCCTTCATCCGTCGCTGCAGAATCCTGGGCCTGTCACTGGCTGAGATTCACGAACTACAGAGCTATCAGGACGACCCTCATCAGCCTTGTACCGCCGTCAACACCTTGCTCGATGATCACATCTCTCATGTGCGGTCGCAGATAACCGCTCTGCAAGCGCTTGAGAAACAACTCGTTTCACTGAGAGCGAGTTGCAACGATGACCGGGAAGTTGAGGCGTGTGGGGTTCTTGCTGGAATTAGCGAAGGAAACATGCACCAGCAGTAG
- a CDS encoding YbjN domain-containing protein, which produces MNTSFLDNVLAENGIEFSNNKFVYRWDGELAADAQIRALAQASGFNAQWNAPIMVVDGANVMGRWYVPSAGELTVGQARAAVDTLGKGVLAMREVLGESIGEFSVDWEADAPRVTYGRIEDWFAQRGVAELPQDNETGALCLSMDGTPVDIHIGDVFSVQVSAHIPDGDPAQVLHLCNLLNKSDGPAVCGVLNGEQWWAIARYTVEARAGLSDAQLDAAIREGVTGAGAKVRDLLRARRG; this is translated from the coding sequence GTGAACACTAGTTTTCTGGATAACGTACTCGCTGAAAACGGAATTGAATTTTCTAATAATAAGTTCGTATACCGCTGGGATGGTGAGCTTGCTGCAGATGCACAGATTCGTGCATTGGCGCAGGCCAGTGGCTTTAATGCGCAGTGGAATGCACCAATAATGGTGGTTGATGGCGCTAATGTTATGGGGCGCTGGTATGTACCTTCGGCGGGGGAGCTGACGGTTGGCCAAGCCCGCGCGGCCGTCGATACGCTGGGCAAGGGGGTGTTGGCAATGCGTGAAGTTTTAGGCGAATCAATAGGAGAATTCAGCGTTGACTGGGAAGCTGATGCGCCACGAGTGACCTATGGTCGTATAGAAGATTGGTTCGCACAGCGCGGGGTTGCTGAATTGCCACAAGATAATGAGACTGGAGCATTGTGTTTATCTATGGATGGCACGCCAGTAGATATTCATATAGGGGACGTGTTCTCTGTCCAAGTTTCCGCACATATCCCTGATGGTGATCCGGCGCAAGTACTGCATTTATGTAATCTGCTTAATAAATCGGATGGTCCTGCGGTTTGTGGAGTATTGAATGGTGAACAATGGTGGGCCATTGCACGGTATACGGTGGAAGCTCGTGCCGGGCTAAGTGACGCACAATTAGATGCAGCTATTCGGGAAGGGGTAACCGGTGCGGGTGCAAAAGTACGCGATCTCTTACGTGCTCGCCGTGGGTGA
- a CDS encoding cation transporter codes for MSKSCGGACGGDATSAADTDIQASSEAPGRWVSVYAVPKMDCPSEERMIRLALNGFEEIRALSFDLSNRRLKVVHDGEVEPVTSKLKTLGLGASLQETVAANPETIKAAEFSAASAKQESGTLRWLLGINALLFVVEMTAGLIARSTGLIGESLDNFADAAVYGLALYAVGHSVKMQVRAAHLAGVLQLILAVGVLVEVVRRFVFGSEPESLVMMAIAFVALIANTSCLLLISKHREGGAHMKASWIFSANDVVINLGVITAGALVAWTGSNYPDLIIGTIAGGIVLNGARRILALKG; via the coding sequence ATGAGCAAATCCTGTGGTGGCGCCTGTGGCGGTGATGCAACGTCCGCAGCGGATACCGATATACAGGCCTCCTCCGAGGCGCCAGGGAGATGGGTCAGTGTTTATGCCGTGCCGAAGATGGACTGTCCATCAGAAGAACGAATGATTCGCCTAGCCCTGAACGGCTTTGAGGAGATTCGGGCGCTGTCCTTCGACTTGTCGAACCGCCGGCTGAAGGTCGTGCATGACGGCGAGGTCGAGCCCGTCACCTCGAAACTGAAGACCTTGGGGCTAGGCGCCTCGCTTCAGGAAACCGTCGCTGCAAATCCGGAGACCATCAAGGCCGCCGAGTTTTCGGCAGCTTCTGCTAAGCAAGAATCCGGGACCCTGCGCTGGTTGCTCGGCATCAATGCACTTCTGTTCGTGGTGGAAATGACTGCCGGTCTGATCGCCCGGTCCACCGGCCTGATTGGAGAATCCCTGGACAATTTTGCCGATGCGGCGGTGTACGGGCTTGCCCTTTATGCGGTTGGACATAGCGTGAAAATGCAGGTACGTGCCGCGCATCTTGCTGGTGTACTGCAACTGATCTTGGCTGTGGGCGTGCTCGTAGAGGTGGTGAGACGCTTTGTATTCGGTAGTGAGCCTGAATCGCTGGTGATGATGGCTATCGCATTCGTCGCATTGATTGCCAATACCAGTTGTCTGCTGCTCATATCCAAACATCGGGAAGGTGGGGCGCACATGAAGGCAAGCTGGATATTCTCGGCCAACGACGTGGTGATCAACCTGGGGGTCATCACCGCCGGCGCCCTGGTCGCGTGGACCGGTTCCAATTATCCGGATCTGATTATCGGCACCATCGCGGGGGGCATTGTACTTAACGGTGCCAGACGCATTTTGGCGTTGAAGGGTTAA
- a CDS encoding 3-isopropylmalate dehydrogenase: protein MKLAVIGGDGIGPEVTPEALKVLYAVRSDIETTDYDLGARRYLRNGELLTDADLASLREHDAILLGAIGAPGEVPPGVLERGLLLKMRFALDHHVNLRPAKLYPTSTSPLANPGEIDFIVVREGTEGLYCGNGGTLREGTKYEVASEVSQNTRYGVERVVRDAFERAQSRRKHLTLVHKTNVLVYAGGLWQRTVNEIAKEYPEVTVEYNHIDAATIYMVTNPERYDVIVTDNLFGDILTDLAGAVTGGIGLAASGNIDATGTNPSMFEPVHGSAPDIAGKGIADPTAAILSAAMMLRHLDDETNALRIEQAIARDVATRKNTPIRTEEIGDRIVAALSK from the coding sequence ATGAAACTCGCTGTGATTGGTGGAGATGGCATCGGCCCTGAGGTCACCCCGGAGGCACTTAAAGTTTTATATGCAGTGCGATCTGATATTGAAACCACCGACTATGATCTCGGGGCACGTCGGTACCTTCGAAATGGCGAACTCTTAACCGATGCGGACCTAGCCTCATTACGCGAGCATGATGCGATTCTTTTGGGGGCAATCGGAGCCCCTGGTGAAGTCCCTCCGGGGGTACTTGAGCGCGGACTGCTGCTGAAAATGCGGTTCGCACTTGACCACCACGTTAATCTGCGACCTGCGAAACTTTACCCAACCTCGACTTCGCCGCTAGCCAATCCGGGTGAAATTGATTTTATTGTGGTGCGTGAAGGTACCGAGGGCTTGTACTGCGGAAATGGTGGAACGCTCCGAGAAGGAACCAAATATGAAGTTGCATCGGAGGTCAGCCAAAACACTCGTTACGGGGTAGAGCGAGTAGTGCGAGACGCTTTTGAACGAGCACAAAGCCGCCGTAAGCACCTGACACTTGTGCATAAGACAAACGTACTTGTTTATGCTGGTGGACTTTGGCAACGTACGGTCAATGAAATCGCAAAAGAATATCCAGAAGTAACCGTTGAATACAACCACATCGATGCAGCGACCATCTATATGGTGACTAACCCCGAACGTTACGATGTCATTGTGACCGACAACCTGTTCGGCGATATTTTAACGGATCTTGCGGGGGCAGTTACCGGCGGAATTGGGCTGGCTGCCTCTGGAAACATTGATGCTACTGGTACGAATCCGTCAATGTTTGAACCTGTTCATGGCTCGGCACCTGATATTGCCGGAAAAGGTATAGCCGATCCAACTGCAGCGATTCTTTCCGCAGCGATGATGCTGCGCCATCTCGATGATGAAACCAATGCATTACGCATTGAACAAGCAATCGCTAGAGATGTAGCTACCCGTAAAAATACCCCAATTCGGACCGAAGAAATTGGCGATCGGATTGTAGCAGCGCTTAGTAAGTAA
- a CDS encoding GmrSD restriction endonuclease domain-containing protein, translating into MAFTTPSYDLIDLFSRIDRGDLQLPDFQRDYSWDVDRIRSLIVTVLRGYPVGCLMALDTRNEPMRFRPRPLAGAPERGVDPGLLLLDGQQRLTTLYQSLRGDGEVHTVDPRQKRIRRTFYVDIARAVSADILPDEAVFSVDETGKVRSHFGPKIPEGIFDHESAIAAGVLPVSVLLFPKGTDMLFDLIDSPVGDRETIKRFYNHVMKPLAGYSVPVIRLDRETARGGVGSIFAKANSAGVQMDVFELLTAVFGTQDPDFKLSEHWAKIRDVLHTHPVLEGIGPTEFLTAVALYVTHQRGKAHGQREDILDLDLDAYIPAAETMCKGFEEAADFLRQRCILLKEHVPFTAQIIPLGVILAALDASDLANAHAWDRLNRWFWAGVFGELYGSPAVDVRAGRDVDEVVAWIKDVDAPVPATVENAVFMESRLLSATPDTGVYRGIFALIMGRGARDWRTGKTFDCWTFDELGAKFCSIFPAAYEVDPVLAESVLNLTPMGRRTEIFIEDASPSRYLGRIQNKSLMEDAEFDHVLASHLLDPELLHSARATEFFTDRRRKLLNMVEEAMGTQAVRDVDESDLAGGEEGPDAFANA; encoded by the coding sequence ATGGCGTTTACCACCCCTAGCTATGACCTAATAGACCTTTTCAGCCGGATTGATCGTGGGGATTTACAACTCCCTGATTTTCAACGTGATTACTCCTGGGATGTAGACCGAATCCGTTCGCTTATAGTTACGGTTCTTCGTGGGTATCCAGTTGGATGTTTGATGGCTTTGGATACTCGAAACGAGCCAATGCGTTTTCGTCCACGTCCACTTGCGGGAGCTCCGGAGAGGGGCGTAGATCCAGGCTTATTGCTATTGGATGGGCAGCAACGGCTCACCACCTTGTACCAATCACTGCGGGGCGATGGTGAAGTGCATACCGTTGATCCGCGCCAAAAACGAATTCGCCGAACATTTTACGTCGATATTGCGCGAGCAGTTTCTGCCGATATTTTGCCTGATGAAGCGGTATTTTCAGTCGATGAAACCGGTAAAGTACGGTCGCATTTCGGGCCGAAAATCCCCGAGGGTATTTTTGATCATGAATCGGCCATAGCAGCAGGGGTGCTCCCAGTTTCTGTACTGCTATTTCCCAAGGGTACGGATATGCTGTTCGATCTTATTGATAGTCCAGTTGGGGATCGTGAAACCATTAAACGGTTTTACAATCATGTGATGAAGCCACTTGCTGGTTATTCTGTCCCAGTTATTCGGCTTGATAGGGAAACTGCACGTGGTGGCGTGGGTTCTATTTTTGCCAAAGCAAACTCTGCTGGCGTGCAAATGGACGTATTCGAATTACTTACCGCGGTATTTGGAACCCAGGATCCGGATTTCAAATTAAGTGAACACTGGGCAAAGATTCGGGATGTTTTGCATACCCATCCGGTTTTGGAGGGTATTGGCCCGACCGAATTCTTAACCGCCGTGGCCCTTTATGTCACTCATCAACGTGGCAAGGCTCACGGTCAACGGGAAGATATTCTCGATCTTGATCTTGACGCATATATTCCGGCAGCCGAGACGATGTGCAAAGGTTTTGAAGAGGCAGCGGATTTCCTGCGTCAGCGCTGCATTTTATTAAAGGAACACGTGCCTTTTACCGCGCAGATTATCCCGCTAGGTGTGATTCTTGCAGCTTTGGATGCGTCAGATTTAGCCAATGCCCATGCATGGGATCGATTAAATCGGTGGTTCTGGGCCGGCGTGTTTGGTGAACTTTATGGCTCCCCGGCAGTTGACGTGCGTGCTGGGCGCGATGTTGATGAGGTAGTTGCGTGGATTAAGGATGTCGACGCCCCGGTGCCAGCGACTGTGGAAAACGCCGTGTTTATGGAATCGAGGTTATTAAGCGCAACTCCAGATACTGGCGTATACCGCGGGATCTTTGCCCTGATTATGGGTCGTGGTGCCCGAGATTGGCGTACTGGAAAAACATTCGATTGTTGGACATTTGACGAACTCGGAGCAAAGTTCTGTTCGATTTTCCCCGCGGCATATGAAGTCGATCCAGTTTTGGCAGAAAGCGTACTAAACCTTACGCCAATGGGGCGGCGCACAGAAATATTTATTGAGGATGCTTCGCCATCACGCTATTTGGGACGTATCCAAAATAAGTCGCTTATGGAGGATGCGGAATTTGACCACGTCTTGGCATCCCATTTATTGGATCCAGAACTACTTCATAGTGCACGTGCTACCGAATTCTTTACAGATCGACGCCGTAAATTGCTCAATATGGTAGAGGAAGCCATGGGCACCCAAGCGGTACGCGATGTCGATGAATCCGATCTTGCGGGTGGTGAAGAAGGCCCAGATGCATTTGCAAACGCTTAG
- the lspA gene encoding signal peptidase II has product MLIIGKKLSPYALLSISGLLAASDQAVKWLVQQSMAYGEYVSVTPFFNWVHLWNTGAAFSLFANGGGWQRYFFIGITVVVSIFLIKLILENRHKGEAIAYSLILGGAMGNLIDRVFRGYVVDSFDFYWRDWHWPAFNLADIAIVLGALLFVSSSLLGKKANTNAESDGSD; this is encoded by the coding sequence ATGCTCATTATTGGCAAAAAGCTCTCGCCGTATGCCCTATTGTCCATATCGGGCCTGCTGGCAGCGTCTGATCAGGCTGTAAAGTGGCTGGTGCAGCAATCAATGGCCTATGGCGAGTATGTTTCGGTGACCCCGTTCTTTAACTGGGTGCACCTATGGAACACCGGTGCCGCATTCAGTCTTTTTGCGAATGGTGGAGGCTGGCAGCGCTACTTTTTTATCGGAATCACGGTAGTGGTCTCGATTTTTCTGATCAAGCTGATCCTTGAAAATCGTCATAAAGGAGAAGCCATCGCTTACAGTCTTATCCTCGGTGGCGCCATGGGTAACCTGATTGACCGGGTCTTTCGCGGCTATGTTGTGGATTCCTTTGATTTCTATTGGCGAGACTGGCATTGGCCGGCCTTCAACCTGGCTGATATTGCAATTGTCCTCGGTGCCTTACTTTTCGTTTCCAGCAGCTTGTTGGGTAAAAAAGCAAACACCAATGCCGAGTCGGATGGATCTGACTGA
- a CDS encoding ISL3-like element ISPpu12 family transposase, protein MTELPDNILHLPQYQVLGCKSTDDEMHFQVDVPDPIACEECGVQGEFVRFGKRDVPYRDLPIHGKRVTLWVVRRRYTCRACKTTFRPQLPEMVDGFRMTLRLHEYVEKESFNHPYTFVAAQTGLDEKTVRDIFNARAEFLGRWHRFETPRILGIDELYLNKRYRCILTNIEERTLLDLLATRRQDVVTNYLMKLKDRQKVEIVSMDMWNPYRAAVKAVLPQARIVVDKFHVVRMANDALERVRKGLRKELKPSQSRTLKGDRKILLKRAHEVSDRERLIMETWTGAFPQLLAAYEHKERFYGIWDATTRLQAEAALDEWIATIPKGQKEVWSDLVRAVGNWREETMTYFETDMPVTNAYTESINRLAKDKNREGRGYSFEVMRARMLYTTKHKKKAPTAKVSPFYKKTIGYGLPDFAEELNYGVDLSTI, encoded by the coding sequence ATGACCGAACTTCCCGACAACATCCTTCACCTGCCGCAATACCAAGTACTGGGCTGCAAATCAACCGACGACGAAATGCACTTCCAGGTGGACGTGCCCGATCCCATCGCCTGCGAGGAATGCGGCGTGCAGGGTGAGTTCGTACGGTTCGGCAAGCGTGACGTTCCCTATCGTGATCTGCCCATCCACGGCAAACGGGTCACTCTCTGGGTGGTCCGCCGCCGATACACCTGCCGGGCCTGCAAGACAACATTCAGGCCCCAGCTACCGGAGATGGTGGACGGATTCCGTATGACACTGCGGCTGCATGAGTACGTGGAGAAGGAATCCTTCAACCACCCCTACACCTTTGTGGCGGCACAGACCGGCCTGGACGAGAAGACGGTGCGCGACATCTTCAACGCCCGCGCCGAGTTCCTGGGGCGCTGGCACCGCTTCGAGACGCCCCGCATCCTGGGCATTGACGAGCTATACCTGAACAAGCGCTACCGCTGCATTCTGACCAACATTGAGGAGCGAACCCTGCTCGACCTGCTGGCCACCCGCCGCCAGGACGTGGTGACCAACTACCTGATGAAGCTGAAAGACCGGCAGAAGGTCGAGATCGTCAGCATGGACATGTGGAACCCCTACCGGGCAGCGGTCAAGGCTGTGCTGCCCCAGGCCCGTATCGTGGTCGATAAGTTCCATGTGGTGCGCATGGCCAACGATGCCCTAGAGAGAGTGCGCAAGGGCCTCAGAAAGGAGCTGAAACCGTCCCAGAGCCGGACTCTCAAGGGAGACCGGAAAATCCTGCTGAAACGCGCTCACGAAGTCTCAGACCGGGAGCGCCTCATCATGGAGACCTGGACAGGCGCGTTCCCGCAACTGCTGGCCGCCTACGAGCACAAGGAGCGCTTCTACGGCATCTGGGACGCCACCACACGGCTCCAGGCAGAAGCCGCCCTGGACGAGTGGATAGCCACCATCCCGAAGGGCCAAAAGGAAGTCTGGAGCGATCTGGTCAGGGCAGTGGGAAACTGGCGCGAAGAGACCATGACCTACTTCGAGACGGACATGCCCGTCACCAACGCTTACACGGAGTCCATCAACCGACTGGCCAAGGACAAGAACCGTGAAGGGCGCGGTTACTCCTTCGAGGTGATGCGGGCACGAATGCTCTACACCACGAAGCACAAGAAGAAGGCACCGACTGCGAAGGTCTCTCCTTTCTACAAGAAAACCATCGGTTACGGACTGCCGGACTTCGCAGAGGAACTCAACTACGGAGTCGATCTATCAACCATCTGA
- a CDS encoding cation diffusion facilitator family transporter codes for MTHVHSHGKSDLEHEHHHGHAHAHVPNSLKALVGVISLTATVFFAELIAGFLSGSLALLADAAHMFSDSAGLIIALLALLIGRKGASKRATYGYRRAEVLAAAFNAATVGLIAIWIGVEAVLRIGHQHEVETGMMLIVAVIGLLVNGISAFVLMRQSHKNMNLRGAYLHVLTDMLGSIAVIIAGLVIRFTGFVIADTVASLLIALFIVPQAWKLFKNAINVLLEAAPAGVHIERIEHAIAEIPGVVGIHDLHIWSVTGEDVLVTCHVVTDVQFTDQCALLDQVTDTLAAQGVGHSTIQLESAKHYDHEVIEH; via the coding sequence ATGACCCACGTTCATTCCCATGGAAAATCAGATCTCGAACATGAGCATCATCATGGGCATGCGCATGCTCATGTCCCGAATTCACTCAAGGCGCTCGTGGGGGTCATTTCCTTAACGGCGACAGTATTTTTTGCGGAACTGATCGCTGGTTTTCTTTCCGGTTCATTAGCGCTCCTTGCGGACGCGGCGCACATGTTTTCGGACTCTGCCGGATTGATTATTGCGCTGCTCGCATTGCTTATTGGCCGCAAAGGGGCGTCGAAACGCGCCACCTATGGGTATCGCCGAGCAGAAGTTCTGGCAGCTGCCTTTAATGCGGCAACTGTGGGGTTGATTGCTATCTGGATTGGTGTAGAAGCTGTACTTAGGATTGGGCACCAGCACGAAGTGGAAACCGGAATGATGCTTATTGTTGCGGTTATTGGTTTATTGGTAAATGGAATTTCCGCGTTCGTACTAATGCGTCAGAGCCATAAAAATATGAATCTCCGTGGTGCGTATTTGCACGTGCTTACAGATATGTTGGGCTCGATAGCGGTTATTATTGCTGGTTTGGTGATTCGCTTTACTGGTTTTGTAATTGCAGATACAGTCGCTTCGCTCTTAATCGCACTTTTTATCGTTCCACAGGCATGGAAGTTGTTTAAAAATGCAATCAATGTTCTTCTGGAAGCTGCACCAGCAGGAGTACATATCGAGCGTATTGAGCATGCAATTGCAGAAATTCCGGGTGTGGTCGGTATTCATGATCTGCATATTTGGAGCGTTACTGGGGAAGATGTCTTAGTAACCTGCCATGTGGTTACTGATGTGCAGTTTACTGATCAGTGTGCGCTTTTGGATCAAGTCACAGATACTCTTGCGGCCCAGGGGGTGGGACATTCCACAATTCAGTTGGAGTCTGCAAAACACTACGATCATGAAGTTATCGAACACTAG